In a genomic window of Nomascus leucogenys isolate Asia chromosome 4, Asia_NLE_v1, whole genome shotgun sequence:
- the LOC115834774 gene encoding uncharacterized protein LOC115834774 isoform X3 yields the protein MDVKPLYRGASASQASADLGKDSPRGIWGKQEVKHEIRAKSKSAGMTAGPMKGSGFGERLRSAGEKVGTSGEDLRSSGYKLGQNEKGLRSSVDKMRSSVKKRRSTSEKLVCRGEKQGSSGVKLKSSGRKLRSSGENLRSSRDKLRWSGEKLGTSGEKLGTSDEKLRLSGEMLRSSGEKLGTSGEKLRSSGEKLGTSREKLRLSGEKLRSSREKLRLSGEKLGTSDEKLRLSGEKLGTSDEKLRLSGEKLRSSREKLGTSGEKLRSSREKLRLSGEKLGSSAEKLRSSEEKLGTSGEKLEGSRMGSINEKNIEKVVEVTGNERVMAFTDDEMEIPFESVKGNEELQGTEKGVGVEGGVLSEVKDITDESVSMEKKDIIGEGTSE from the exons ATGGATGTGAAGCCGCTGTACCGTGGAGCAAGTGCATCACAAGCTTCAGCAGATTTGGGGAAAGACAGCCCAAGGGGAATTTGGGGAAAGCAAGAGGTCAAACACGAAATAAGGGCTAAATCTAAGAGTGCAGGGATGACAGCCGGGCCTATGAAGGGGTCTGGGTTTGGAGAGAGGTTGAGGTCTGCTGGGGAGAAGGTAGGGACCAGTGGAGAGGACCTGAGATCCAGTGGATATAAACTGGGACAGAATGAGAAGGGGTTGAGGTCGAGTGTAGACAAGATGAGATCAAGTGTAAAGAAGCGGAGGTCTACTAGTGAGAAGCTGGTGTGCAGGGGAGAGAAGCAGGGGTCCAGTGGAGTGAAGCTGAAGTCCAGTGGCAGAAAGCTGAGATCAAGTGGAGAGAATTTGAGATCAAGTAGAGACAAGCTGAGATGGAGTGGAGAGAAGCTGGGAACTAGTGGAGAGAAGCTGGGAACCAGTGATGAGAAACTGAGGTTGAGTGGAGAGATGCTGAGATCAAGTGGAGAAAAGCTGGGAACCAGTGGAGAGAAGCTGAG ATCAAGTGGAGAGAAGCTGGGAACCAGTAGAGAGAAGCTGAGGTTGAGTGGAGAGAAGCTGAGATCAAGCAGAGAGAAGCTGAGGTTGAGTGGAGAGAAGCTGGGAACAAGTGATGAGAAGCTGAGGTTGAGTGGAGAGAAGCTGGGAACAAGTGATGAGAAGCTGAGGTTGAGTGGAGAGAAGCTGAGATCAAGCAGAGAGAAACTGGGAACCAGTGGAGAGAAGCTGAGATCAAGCAGAGAGAAGCTGAGGTTGAGTGGAGAGAAGCTGGGGTCAAGTGCGGAGAAGCTGAGATCTAGTGAGGAGAAGTTGGGGACCAGTGGGGAGAAATTGGAGGGCTCAAGAATGGGGAGCATAAATGAGAAGAACATTGAAAAAGTGGTAGAAGTTACTGGCAATGAAAGAGTGATGGCATTTACTGATGATGAGATGGAAATTCCTTTTGAAAGTGTCAAAGGGAATGAGGAACTACAAGGGACTGAGAAAGGAGTGGGAGTTGAGGGGGGTGTCTTGAGTGAAGTGAAAGATATCACTGATGAATCTGTTTCTATGGAAAAGAAAGATATTATAGGTGAAGGTACCAGTGAATGA
- the LOC115834774 gene encoding uncharacterized protein LOC115834774 isoform X1, with translation MDVKPLYRGASASQASADLGKDSPRGIWGKQEVKHEIRAKSKSAGMTAGPMKGSGFGERLRSAGEKVGTSGEDLRSSGYKLGQNEKGLRSSVDKMRSSVKKRRSTSEKLVCRGEKQGSSGVKLKSSGRKLRSSGENLRSSRDKLRWSGEKLGTSGEKLGTSDEKLRLSGEMLRSSGEKLGTSGEKLRLSGEKLGSIREKLRLSGEKLGTSDEKLRLSGETLRSSGEKLGTSREKLRLSGEKLRSSREKLRLSGEKLGTSDEKLRLSGEKLRSSREKLGTSGEKLRSSREKLRLSGEKLGSSAEKLRSSEEKLGTSGEKLEGSRMGSINEKNIEKVVEVTGNERVMAFTDDEMEIPFESVKGNEELQGTEKGVGVEGGVLSEVKDITDESVSMEKKDIIGEGTSE, from the exons ATGGATGTGAAGCCGCTGTACCGTGGAGCAAGTGCATCACAAGCTTCAGCAGATTTGGGGAAAGACAGCCCAAGGGGAATTTGGGGAAAGCAAGAGGTCAAACACGAAATAAGGGCTAAATCTAAGAGTGCAGGGATGACAGCCGGGCCTATGAAGGGGTCTGGGTTTGGAGAGAGGTTGAGGTCTGCTGGGGAGAAGGTAGGGACCAGTGGAGAGGACCTGAGATCCAGTGGATATAAACTGGGACAGAATGAGAAGGGGTTGAGGTCGAGTGTAGACAAGATGAGATCAAGTGTAAAGAAGCGGAGGTCTACTAGTGAGAAGCTGGTGTGCAGGGGAGAGAAGCAGGGGTCCAGTGGAGTGAAGCTGAAGTCCAGTGGCAGAAAGCTGAGATCAAGTGGAGAGAATTTGAGATCAAGTAGAGACAAGCTGAGATGGAGTGGAGAGAAGCTGGGAACTAGTGGAGAGAAGCTGGGAACCAGTGATGAGAAACTGAGGTTGAGTGGAGAGATGCTGAGATCAAGTGGAGAAAAGCTGGGAACCAGTGGAGAGAAGCTGAGGTTGAGTGGAGAGAAGCTAGGATCAATCAGAGAGAAGCTGAGGTTGAGTGGAGAGAAGCTGGGAACCAGTGATGAGAAGCTGAGGTTGAGTGGAGAGACGCTGAGATCAAGTGGAGAGAAGCTGGGAACCAGTAGAGAGAAGCTGAGGTTGAGTGGAGAGAAGCTGAGATCAAGCAGAGAGAAGCTGAG GTTGAGTGGAGAGAAGCTGGGAACAAGTGATGAGAAGCTGAGGTTGAGTGGAGAGAAGCTGAGATCAAGCAGAGAGAAACTGGGAACCAGTGGAGAGAAGCTGAGATCAAGCAGAGAGAAGCTGAGGTTGAGTGGAGAGAAGCTGGGGTCAAGTGCGGAGAAGCTGAGATCTAGTGAGGAGAAGTTGGGGACCAGTGGGGAGAAATTGGAGGGCTCAAGAATGGGGAGCATAAATGAGAAGAACATTGAAAAAGTGGTAGAAGTTACTGGCAATGAAAGAGTGATGGCATTTACTGATGATGAGATGGAAATTCCTTTTGAAAGTGTCAAAGGGAATGAGGAACTACAAGGGACTGAGAAAGGAGTGGGAGTTGAGGGGGGTGTCTTGAGTGAAGTGAAAGATATCACTGATGAATCTGTTTCTATGGAAAAGAAAGATATTATAGGTGAAGGTACCAGTGAATGA
- the LOC115834774 gene encoding uncharacterized protein LOC115834774 isoform X2, whose translation MDVKPLYRGASASQASADLGKDSPRGIWGKQEVKHEIRAKSKSAGMTAGPMKGSGFGERLRSAGEKVGTSGEDLRSSGYKLGQNEKGLRSSVDKMRSSVKKRRSTSEKLVCRGEKQGSSGVKLKSSGRKLRSSGENLRSSRDKLRWSGEKLGTSGEKLGTSDEKLRLSGEMLRSSGEKLGTSGEKLRLSGEKLGTSDEKLRLSGETLRSSGEKLGTSREKLRLSGEKLRSSREKLRLSGEKLGTSDEKLRLSGEKLGTSDEKLRLSGEKLRSSREKLGTSGEKLRSSREKLRLSGEKLGSSAEKLRSSEEKLGTSGEKLEGSRMGSINEKNIEKVVEVTGNERVMAFTDDEMEIPFESVKGNEELQGTEKGVGVEGGVLSEVKDITDESVSMEKKDIIGEGTSE comes from the exons ATGGATGTGAAGCCGCTGTACCGTGGAGCAAGTGCATCACAAGCTTCAGCAGATTTGGGGAAAGACAGCCCAAGGGGAATTTGGGGAAAGCAAGAGGTCAAACACGAAATAAGGGCTAAATCTAAGAGTGCAGGGATGACAGCCGGGCCTATGAAGGGGTCTGGGTTTGGAGAGAGGTTGAGGTCTGCTGGGGAGAAGGTAGGGACCAGTGGAGAGGACCTGAGATCCAGTGGATATAAACTGGGACAGAATGAGAAGGGGTTGAGGTCGAGTGTAGACAAGATGAGATCAAGTGTAAAGAAGCGGAGGTCTACTAGTGAGAAGCTGGTGTGCAGGGGAGAGAAGCAGGGGTCCAGTGGAGTGAAGCTGAAGTCCAGTGGCAGAAAGCTGAGATCAAGTGGAGAGAATTTGAGATCAAGTAGAGACAAGCTGAGATGGAGTGGAGAGAAGCTGGGAACTAGTGGAGAGAAGCTGGGAACCAGTGATGAGAAACTGAGGTTGAGTGGAGAGATGCTGAGATCAAGTGGAGAAAAGCTGGGAACCAGTGGAGAGAAGCTGAG GTTGAGTGGAGAGAAGCTGGGAACCAGTGATGAGAAGCTGAGGTTGAGTGGAGAGACGCTGAGATCAAGTGGAGAGAAGCTGGGAACCAGTAGAGAGAAGCTGAGGTTGAGTGGAGAGAAGCTGAGATCAAGCAGAGAGAAGCTGAGGTTGAGTGGAGAGAAGCTGGGAACAAGTGATGAGAAGCTGAGGTTGAGTGGAGAGAAGCTGGGAACAAGTGATGAGAAGCTGAGGTTGAGTGGAGAGAAGCTGAGATCAAGCAGAGAGAAACTGGGAACCAGTGGAGAGAAGCTGAGATCAAGCAGAGAGAAGCTGAGGTTGAGTGGAGAGAAGCTGGGGTCAAGTGCGGAGAAGCTGAGATCTAGTGAGGAGAAGTTGGGGACCAGTGGGGAGAAATTGGAGGGCTCAAGAATGGGGAGCATAAATGAGAAGAACATTGAAAAAGTGGTAGAAGTTACTGGCAATGAAAGAGTGATGGCATTTACTGATGATGAGATGGAAATTCCTTTTGAAAGTGTCAAAGGGAATGAGGAACTACAAGGGACTGAGAAAGGAGTGGGAGTTGAGGGGGGTGTCTTGAGTGAAGTGAAAGATATCACTGATGAATCTGTTTCTATGGAAAAGAAAGATATTATAGGTGAAGGTACCAGTGAATGA
- the SNX32 gene encoding sorting nexin-32 isoform X2 → METHAEAGKEGKPSCASVDLQGDSSLQVEISDAVSERDKVKFTVQTKSCLPHFTQTEFSVVRQHEEFIWLHDAYVENEEYAGLIIPPAPPRPDFEASREKLQKLGEGDSSVTREEFAKMKQELEAEYLAIFKKTVAMHEVFLQRLAAHPTLRRDHNFFVFLEYGQDLSVRGKNRKELLGGFLRNIVKSADEALITGMSGLKEVDDFFEHERTFLLEYHTRIRDACLRADRVMRAHKCLADDYIPISAALSSLGTQEVNQLRTSFLKLAELFERLRKLEGRVASDEDLKLSDMLRYYMRDSQAAKDLLYRRLRALADYENANKALDKARTRNREVRPAENHQQLCCQRFERLSDSAKQELMDFKSRRVSSFRKNLIELAELELKHARLKGPPGTLSAKAV, encoded by the exons ATGGAGACGCATGCGGAGGCTGGGAAGGAGGGCAAG CCTTCCTGTGCATCGGTGGATCTGCAGGGAGACAGCTCCTTACAGGTGGAGATTTCTGACGCAGTGAGTGAGCGGGACAAGGTGAAATTCACTGTTCAAACCAAG AGCTGCCTCCCTCACTTCACCCAGACCGAGTTCTCAGTGGTGCGGCAGCACGAGGAGTTCATCTGGCTGCATGATGCCTACGTGGAGAATGAGGAGTACGCCGGCCTCATC ATCCCCCCAGCCCCTCCGAGGCCAGACTTTGAGGCTTCAAGGGAAAAGCTACAGAAATTGGGCGAGGGGGACAGCTCTGTCACTCGGGAAGAGTTTGCCAAGATGAAGCAGGAGCTGGAAGC GGAGTACCTGGCCATCTTTAAGAAGACAGTTGCGATGCACGAAGTCTTTCTGCAGCGCCTGGCGGCCCACCCCACCCTGCGTCGAGACCACaacttctttgtgtttttggAATATGGACAGGAT CTGAGTGTCCGGGGGAAAAACAGGAAGGAGCTCCTCGGAGGGTTTCTGAGGAATATCGTGAAGTCCGCGGATGAAGCCCTCATCACGGGCATGTCAGGGCTCAAG GAGGTGGATGACTTCTTTGAGCATGAGAGGACCTTCCTGTTGGAGTATCACACCCGTATCCGAGATGCCTGCCTGCGGGCTGACCGCGTCATGCGCGCCCACAAGT GCCTGGCAGACGATTATATCCCTATCTCAGCTGCGCTGAGCAGTCTGGGAACACAGGAAGTCAACCAGCTAAGGAC GAGCTTCCTCAAATTGGCAGAGCTCTTTGAACGGCTGAGG AAGCTGGAGGGCCGGGTGGCTTCCGACGAGGACCTGAAGCTATCAGACATGCTGAGGTATTACATGCGTGACTCACAGGCAGCCAAG GATCTGCTGTACCGGCGGCTGCGGGCACTGGCCGACTACGAGAATGCCAACAAGGCACTGGACAAGGCGCGTACCAGGAATCGGGAGGTGCGGCCCGCCGAGAACCACCAGCAGCTGTGCTGCCAACGCTTCGAGCGCCTCTCCGACTCTGCCAAGCAAG AGCTCATGGACTTCAAGTCCCGCCGGGTCTCCTCTTTTCGAAAGAATCTCATTGAGCTGGCGGAGCTGGAGCTCAAACACGCCAGG CTCAAAGGTCCACCAGGCACACTTTCTGCCAAGGCAGTATGA
- the SNX32 gene encoding sorting nexin-32 isoform X1 has protein sequence METHAEAGKEGKPSCASVDLQGDSSLQVEISDAVSERDKVKFTVQTKSCLPHFTQTEFSVVRQHEEFIWLHDAYVENEEYAGLIIPPAPPRPDFEASREKLQKLGEGDSSVTREEFAKMKQELEAEYLAIFKKTVAMHEVFLQRLAAHPTLRRDHNFFVFLEYGQDLSVRGKNRKELLGGFLRNIVKSADEALITGMSGLKEVDDFFEHERTFLLEYHTRIRDACLRADRVMRAHKCLADDYIPISAALSSLGTQEVNQLRTSFLKLAELFERLRKLEGRVASDEDLKLSDMLRYYMRDSQAAKDLLYRRLRALADYENANKALDKARTRNREVRPAENHQQLCCQRFERLSDSAKQELMDFKSRRVSSFRKNLIELAELELKHARASTLILRNTLVALKGEP, from the exons ATGGAGACGCATGCGGAGGCTGGGAAGGAGGGCAAG CCTTCCTGTGCATCGGTGGATCTGCAGGGAGACAGCTCCTTACAGGTGGAGATTTCTGACGCAGTGAGTGAGCGGGACAAGGTGAAATTCACTGTTCAAACCAAG AGCTGCCTCCCTCACTTCACCCAGACCGAGTTCTCAGTGGTGCGGCAGCACGAGGAGTTCATCTGGCTGCATGATGCCTACGTGGAGAATGAGGAGTACGCCGGCCTCATC ATCCCCCCAGCCCCTCCGAGGCCAGACTTTGAGGCTTCAAGGGAAAAGCTACAGAAATTGGGCGAGGGGGACAGCTCTGTCACTCGGGAAGAGTTTGCCAAGATGAAGCAGGAGCTGGAAGC GGAGTACCTGGCCATCTTTAAGAAGACAGTTGCGATGCACGAAGTCTTTCTGCAGCGCCTGGCGGCCCACCCCACCCTGCGTCGAGACCACaacttctttgtgtttttggAATATGGACAGGAT CTGAGTGTCCGGGGGAAAAACAGGAAGGAGCTCCTCGGAGGGTTTCTGAGGAATATCGTGAAGTCCGCGGATGAAGCCCTCATCACGGGCATGTCAGGGCTCAAG GAGGTGGATGACTTCTTTGAGCATGAGAGGACCTTCCTGTTGGAGTATCACACCCGTATCCGAGATGCCTGCCTGCGGGCTGACCGCGTCATGCGCGCCCACAAGT GCCTGGCAGACGATTATATCCCTATCTCAGCTGCGCTGAGCAGTCTGGGAACACAGGAAGTCAACCAGCTAAGGAC GAGCTTCCTCAAATTGGCAGAGCTCTTTGAACGGCTGAGG AAGCTGGAGGGCCGGGTGGCTTCCGACGAGGACCTGAAGCTATCAGACATGCTGAGGTATTACATGCGTGACTCACAGGCAGCCAAG GATCTGCTGTACCGGCGGCTGCGGGCACTGGCCGACTACGAGAATGCCAACAAGGCACTGGACAAGGCGCGTACCAGGAATCGGGAGGTGCGGCCCGCCGAGAACCACCAGCAGCTGTGCTGCCAACGCTTCGAGCGCCTCTCCGACTCTGCCAAGCAAG AGCTCATGGACTTCAAGTCCCGCCGGGTCTCCTCTTTTCGAAAGAATCTCATTGAGCTGGCGGAGCTGGAGCTCAAACACGCCAGG GCCAGCACCCTGATTCTCCGGAACACCCTTGTTGCCCTAAAGGGGGAGCCTTAG
- the SNX32 gene encoding sorting nexin-32 isoform X3, translated as METHAEAGKEGKPSCASVDLQGDSSLQVEISDAVSERDKVKFTVQTKTEFSVVRQHEEFIWLHDAYVENEEYAGLIIPPAPPRPDFEASREKLQKLGEGDSSVTREEFAKMKQELEAEYLAIFKKTVAMHEVFLQRLAAHPTLRRDHNFFVFLEYGQDLSVRGKNRKELLGGFLRNIVKSADEALITGMSGLKEVDDFFEHERTFLLEYHTRIRDACLRADRVMRAHKCLADDYIPISAALSSLGTQEVNQLRTSFLKLAELFERLRKLEGRVASDEDLKLSDMLRYYMRDSQAAKDLLYRRLRALADYENANKALDKARTRNREVRPAENHQQLCCQRFERLSDSAKQELMDFKSRRVSSFRKNLIELAELELKHARASTLILRNTLVALKGEP; from the exons ATGGAGACGCATGCGGAGGCTGGGAAGGAGGGCAAG CCTTCCTGTGCATCGGTGGATCTGCAGGGAGACAGCTCCTTACAGGTGGAGATTTCTGACGCAGTGAGTGAGCGGGACAAGGTGAAATTCACTGTTCAAACCAAG ACCGAGTTCTCAGTGGTGCGGCAGCACGAGGAGTTCATCTGGCTGCATGATGCCTACGTGGAGAATGAGGAGTACGCCGGCCTCATC ATCCCCCCAGCCCCTCCGAGGCCAGACTTTGAGGCTTCAAGGGAAAAGCTACAGAAATTGGGCGAGGGGGACAGCTCTGTCACTCGGGAAGAGTTTGCCAAGATGAAGCAGGAGCTGGAAGC GGAGTACCTGGCCATCTTTAAGAAGACAGTTGCGATGCACGAAGTCTTTCTGCAGCGCCTGGCGGCCCACCCCACCCTGCGTCGAGACCACaacttctttgtgtttttggAATATGGACAGGAT CTGAGTGTCCGGGGGAAAAACAGGAAGGAGCTCCTCGGAGGGTTTCTGAGGAATATCGTGAAGTCCGCGGATGAAGCCCTCATCACGGGCATGTCAGGGCTCAAG GAGGTGGATGACTTCTTTGAGCATGAGAGGACCTTCCTGTTGGAGTATCACACCCGTATCCGAGATGCCTGCCTGCGGGCTGACCGCGTCATGCGCGCCCACAAGT GCCTGGCAGACGATTATATCCCTATCTCAGCTGCGCTGAGCAGTCTGGGAACACAGGAAGTCAACCAGCTAAGGAC GAGCTTCCTCAAATTGGCAGAGCTCTTTGAACGGCTGAGG AAGCTGGAGGGCCGGGTGGCTTCCGACGAGGACCTGAAGCTATCAGACATGCTGAGGTATTACATGCGTGACTCACAGGCAGCCAAG GATCTGCTGTACCGGCGGCTGCGGGCACTGGCCGACTACGAGAATGCCAACAAGGCACTGGACAAGGCGCGTACCAGGAATCGGGAGGTGCGGCCCGCCGAGAACCACCAGCAGCTGTGCTGCCAACGCTTCGAGCGCCTCTCCGACTCTGCCAAGCAAG AGCTCATGGACTTCAAGTCCCGCCGGGTCTCCTCTTTTCGAAAGAATCTCATTGAGCTGGCGGAGCTGGAGCTCAAACACGCCAGG GCCAGCACCCTGATTCTCCGGAACACCCTTGTTGCCCTAAAGGGGGAGCCTTAG
- the CFL1 gene encoding cofilin-1 isoform X3: MKVRKSSTPEEVKKRKKAVLFCLSEDKKNIILEEGKEILVGDVGQTVDDPYATFVKMLPDKDCRYALYDATYETKESKKEDLVFIFWAPESAPLKSKMIYASSKDAIKKKLTGIKHELQANCYEEVKDRCTLAEKLGGSAVISLEGKPL; encoded by the exons ATGAAGGTGCGTAAGTCTTCAACGCCAGAGGAGGTGAAGAAGCGCAAGAAGGCGGTGCTCTTCTGCCTGAGTGAGGACAAGAAGAACATCATCCTGGAGGAAGGCAAGGAGATCCTGGTGGGCGATGTGGGCCAGACTGTCGACGACCCCTACGCCACCTTTGTCAAGATGCTGCCAGATAAGGACTGCCGCTACGCCCTCTATGACGCAACCTACGAGACCAAGGAGAGCAAGAAGGAGGACCTGGTGTTTATCTTCTG GGCCCCCGAGTCTGCGCCCCTTAAGAGCAAAATGATCTATGCCAGCTCCAAGGACGCCATCAAGAAGAAGCTGACAG GGATCAAGCATGAATTGCAAGCAAATTGCTACGAGGAGGTCAAGGACCGCTGCACCCTGGCAGAGAAGCTGGGGGGCAGTGCCGTCATCTCCCTGGAGGGCAAGCCTTTGTGA
- the CFL1 gene encoding cofilin-1 isoform X1 codes for MGAGDEDTKASGVAVSDGVIKVFNDMKVRKSSTPEEVKKRKKAVLFCLSEDKKNIILEEGKEILVGDVGQTVDDPYATFVKMLPDKDCRYALYDATYETKESKKEDLVFIFWAPESAPLKSKMIYASSKDAIKKKLTGIKHELQANCYEEVKDRCTLAEKLGGSAVISLEGKPL; via the exons ATGGGTGCCGGGGATGAGGACACAAAG GCCTCCGGTGTGGCTGTCTCTGATGGTGTCATCAAGGTGTTCAATGACATGAAGGTGCGTAAGTCTTCAACGCCAGAGGAGGTGAAGAAGCGCAAGAAGGCGGTGCTCTTCTGCCTGAGTGAGGACAAGAAGAACATCATCCTGGAGGAAGGCAAGGAGATCCTGGTGGGCGATGTGGGCCAGACTGTCGACGACCCCTACGCCACCTTTGTCAAGATGCTGCCAGATAAGGACTGCCGCTACGCCCTCTATGACGCAACCTACGAGACCAAGGAGAGCAAGAAGGAGGACCTGGTGTTTATCTTCTG GGCCCCCGAGTCTGCGCCCCTTAAGAGCAAAATGATCTATGCCAGCTCCAAGGACGCCATCAAGAAGAAGCTGACAG GGATCAAGCATGAATTGCAAGCAAATTGCTACGAGGAGGTCAAGGACCGCTGCACCCTGGCAGAGAAGCTGGGGGGCAGTGCCGTCATCTCCCTGGAGGGCAAGCCTTTGTGA
- the CFL1 gene encoding cofilin-1 isoform X2 — MASGVAVSDGVIKVFNDMKVRKSSTPEEVKKRKKAVLFCLSEDKKNIILEEGKEILVGDVGQTVDDPYATFVKMLPDKDCRYALYDATYETKESKKEDLVFIFWAPESAPLKSKMIYASSKDAIKKKLTGIKHELQANCYEEVKDRCTLAEKLGGSAVISLEGKPL; from the exons ATG GCCTCCGGTGTGGCTGTCTCTGATGGTGTCATCAAGGTGTTCAATGACATGAAGGTGCGTAAGTCTTCAACGCCAGAGGAGGTGAAGAAGCGCAAGAAGGCGGTGCTCTTCTGCCTGAGTGAGGACAAGAAGAACATCATCCTGGAGGAAGGCAAGGAGATCCTGGTGGGCGATGTGGGCCAGACTGTCGACGACCCCTACGCCACCTTTGTCAAGATGCTGCCAGATAAGGACTGCCGCTACGCCCTCTATGACGCAACCTACGAGACCAAGGAGAGCAAGAAGGAGGACCTGGTGTTTATCTTCTG GGCCCCCGAGTCTGCGCCCCTTAAGAGCAAAATGATCTATGCCAGCTCCAAGGACGCCATCAAGAAGAAGCTGACAG GGATCAAGCATGAATTGCAAGCAAATTGCTACGAGGAGGTCAAGGACCGCTGCACCCTGGCAGAGAAGCTGGGGGGCAGTGCCGTCATCTCCCTGGAGGGCAAGCCTTTGTGA